The DNA sequence GGGGAAAAGAGAGAGATCTCTCCCGGACTTGCTGAGGTTTCGGGATTAAAGACGTTGCTCTGTCGGTATTGGAATTCGCAACCGGGGTTTCGCCTTTACGTTGAATTTCAAAATAAAGGGAAACGGCATGGGCTGCCTGCTTTTGTTGGACCGGGGTCTGTTTCTTTTCTCGTAACTTGTCGATGAATAAACGTACCTGGTCAGGTCGGGCTTCGGGGACAGGATATTTGGTGCAGAAATCCAGAAAATATCTAAG is a window from the Deltaproteobacteria bacterium genome containing:
- a CDS encoding phage integrase N-terminal SAM-like domain-containing protein, with the translated sequence MRFEAILEKRVIAPIQRADYKKWLRYFLDFCTKYPVPEARPDQVRLFIDKLREKKQTPVQQKQAAHAVSLYFEIQRKGETPVANSNTDRATSLIPKPQQVRERSLSFP